In Corylus avellana chromosome ca2, CavTom2PMs-1.0, the following proteins share a genomic window:
- the LOC132169397 gene encoding uncharacterized protein LOC132169397, with translation MGSKSETKEVLITCLCKVNRIDTKFGWYYVGCLTCKAKVKIIGGSFWCERCKVKPKHSVPRYKIQLEVSDITDSATFVVFDKEAEKLIGKTANELANMQDEDLNDNMLPREIEKIVSQEHIFQLRLNDYNLIRGSENYTVSRIFESHVSNIQKETPLNQHMPLIITLEGSSSENEDEQIFTQSSSMSFSLPIEDIEIVDDDDDDNIPIKLLCKRKRHTQHKSLINKKFQNID, from the exons atgggTTCGAAATCAGAGACAAAG GAAGTATTAATTACATGTTTATGCAAAGTCAATAGAATAGACACCAAGTTTGGATGGTACTATGTTGGGTGTCTTACATGCAAGGCGAAGGTTAAGATTATAGGAGGATCTTTTTGGTGTGAACGTTGTAAAGTGAAACCTAAACATTCTGTAccaag GTATAAGATACAATTAGAAGTATCCGATATAACTGATTCAGCAACATTTGTTGTGTTTGACAAAGAGGCTGAAAAACTTATAGGCAAGACAGCAAACGAACTTGCAAACATGCAAGATGAG gaTTTGAATGACAATATGTTACcaagagaaattgaaaaaattgtttcCCAAGAGCATATATTTCAATTGCGGCTTAATGATTATAATTTGATAAGAGGATCGGAGAATTATACTGTTTCAAGAATCTTTGAATCACATGTTTCAAATATCCAAAAG GAAACTCCATTAAATCAACACATGCCTCTAATTATAACACTTGAGGGGTCCAGCTCTGAAAATGAAGATGAACAAATCTTCACTCAAAGTTCTTCCATGTCTTTTTCCTTACCTATTGAAGATATAGAAATAgtcgatgatgatgatgacgacaaCATTCCGATCAAATTGCTTTGCAAAAGAAAGCGACATACTCAACACAAGAGTTTGATCAACAAAAAGTTTCAAAACATTGATTGA
- the LOC132169398 gene encoding uncharacterized protein LOC132169398, whose amino-acid sequence MFDDSDYLDNVLNQPNIRKTKFTEWMKTNALYEEARELTYSDFPSKWVWHNKDKEWKLRKQRLCVGRIFYSHPGSGERFYLRMLLNIVKGPRSFEEIRTVNSVLYPTFKSACYALGLLDDDKEWHEALNHASYWASGKQLRELFATMLIFCEVADPYKLWISNWKLLSEDILQRERRILRYNDLHLSDSQLQDYALCDIERLLNKNARSLREFETMPYPNTLLLSQSSNRLLQEELDYDRVVLAEEHIKLLKGLNYEQRKIYDAVIGSVIEKKGGVFFVYGHGGTGKTYLWRTLICRLRSEGKIVIAVASSGIAALLLPGGRTAHSRFQILINITDSSTCGIKQGSQLANLMARTDLIIWDEAPMTHRNCFEAVDRSLRDILRFSDPQSEEKPFGGKTIVLGGDFRQILPVVSKGRREEIVEASVNRSSLWKYCTIFTLTKNMRLEQNPDDNAAKEFAEWILKIGEGELDDSEGEALIKIPSDLLIPHGTHPINDIVDAIYPELQTKYTDAKYLEDRAILAPTNDAVQDINDYIIDLINEGEETYLSADSICKAASNIQDQELMYPVEFLNSLKFPGIPNHKLRLKVGIPIMLLRNLNQSAGLCNGTRLLVTQLSKWVLEAKIISGTHVGHKVFIP is encoded by the coding sequence ATGTTTGATGATTCAGATTACTTAGATAATGTTTTGAATCAACCGAATATTAGAAAGACTAAATTTACTGAATGGATGAAAACAAATGCTTTGTATGAAGAAGCAAGAGAATTGACTTATTCTGATTTCCCTTCCAAATGGGTTTGGCACAACAAAGACAAGGAATGGAAATTGAGGAAGCAAAGATTATGTGTAGGACGGATATTCTACTCTCATCCTGGAAGTGGTGAACGATTTTATTTGCGAATGTTGCTTAACATTGTTAAAGGACCTCGGTCTTTTGAGGAAATAAGAACTGTAAATAGTGTGTTGTACCCAACTTTCAAGTCAGCATGTTACGCTCTTGGTTTGCTTGATGATGATAAAGAGTGGCATGAAGCTTTAAATCATGCGTCGTATTGGGCTTCAGGGAAGCAACTTCGTGAACTTTTTGCAACaatgttgattttttgtgaGGTTGCCGACCCTTACAAACTATGGATTTCAAATTGGAAATTGTTATCTGAGGATATTTTGCAGCGAGAAAGAAGAATTTTACGATATAATGACCTACATCTTAGTGACTCGCAATTACAAGACTATGCACTTTGTGATATCGAACGGTTATTGAACAAAAATGCAAGGTCTTTGAGAGAATTTGAGACAATGCCATATCCAAACACATTACTTCTTAGTCAAAGTAGCAATAGATTATTGCAAGAAGAATTGGATTATGATAGGGTTGTTTTGGCAGAGGAGCATATCAAACTTCTTAAGGGTCTAAATTATGAACAAAGAAAGATATATGATGCAGTAATTGGATCAGTCATAGAAAAAAAGGGTGGTGTTTTCTTCGTTTATGGACATGGCGGCACTGGAAAGACTTATCTATGGAGAACCTTGATATGTCGATTGCGCTCAGAAGGGAAAATAGTCATTGCAGTTGCATCATCTGGGATTGCAGCATTGTTGTTACCTGGCGGAAGAACTGCTCATTCAAGGTTTCAGATACTGATTAATATAACAGATAGCTCAACTTGCGGGATTAAGCAAGGTTCACAACTTGCAAACCTAATGGCAAGAACGGATCTAATAATTTGGGACGAAGCGCCTATGACTCATCGAAATTGTTTTGAAGCTGTTGATCGTTCACTAAGAGATATTTTACGTTTTAGTGATCCACAAAGTGAAGAAAAACCCTTCGGAGGAAAGACAATTGTTCTTGGTGGTGATTTCCGACAAATATTACCGGTTGTATCTAAAGGCCGAAGAGAAGAAATTGTTGAGGCATCAGTTAACAGGTCTTCATTATGGAAGTATTGTACAATTTTTACTTTGACAAAGAATATGAGACTTGAACAAAATCCCGATGATAATGCAGCAAAAGAATTTGCAGAATGGATTTTGAAAATAGGTGAGGGCGAATTAGATGATAGCGAAGGTGAAGCATTGATTAAGATACCATCTGATTTACTAATTCCACATGGTACTCATCCTATTAATGATATTGTGGATGCTATCTATCCCGAGTTGCAAACTAAATACACCGATGCAAAGTATTTAGAAGATAGAGCAATTTTAGCTCCAACAAATGATGCCGTGCAAGACATAAATGACTACATAATTGATCTTATTAACGAAGGTGAAGAAACATATCTCAGTGCAGATTCAATATGTAAAGCTGCAAGCAACATTCAAGACCAAGAACTTATGTATCCAGTAGAATTCTTAAATTCATTGAAGTTTCCCGGTATTCCAAATCATAAACTCAGGCTCAAAGTTGGAATCCCTATAATGTTACTTCGTAATTTAAATCAGAGTGCTGGACTTTGCAATGGTACTAGACTTTTGGTTACTCAATTATCAAAGTGGGTGTTAGAAGCTAAAATCATATCGGGAACTCATGTTGGACATAAAGTATTCATTCCATGA
- the LOC132169399 gene encoding uncharacterized protein LOC132169399, with translation MENGRRSQHKRRKTNQGVISVDNGSGSSEVRDVNCVQPTYSTGQNMTEGGCSYGSGTEDITRKFVEPWNFGEPSCVCEYCGAIVWYEERTTKSRKPPNPKFSLCCMEGQVKLPLLKKPPIILEDLLNPAGGQRSKNFKAQIRSYNSMFAMTSMGGNVDNSINDGRGRYIFRLNGQNHHRIGSLLPGDGLNPRFAQLYFYDTENEVPNRMNSLNRSDNNLDRSIVDVLVQMLDESNVLVKIFRMARDRFREDNVHHLRLRIIESRSTDGREHNLPTCSEIAAIIVGDIGVENAHRDVIVDYKEGGLQRINELHPSYMALQYPLLFPYGEDGFRLGILHRSVNGTRHNTNSYVTMREYYAYRLQERQGEGNTLIYGGRLFQQFVVDAYTCIEGMQLMWVRRNQSALRIELYSGLRDAVMRGDTTPASIGKRIVLPSTFTGSPRYMIENYQDAMAICRWAGYPDLFITFTCNAKWPEIESFLSMNPGQKPEDRPDILARVFKIKLDQLLYDLKHGRHFGRLLAVVYTIEYQKRGLPHAHILLFLHPEDKHPTPVEIDRIISAEVPDLNKDPQAYDVVKQFMVHGPCGSINPKSSCMIGNKCSKHFPKRFYSETTVDEDGFPVYKRRNNGRFVEKNGVKLDNRFIVPHNIDLLVKYQSHINVEWCNRSRSIKYLFKYINKGPDRATLILEENLHVDGSTGIQHVIDIDEIKAYLDCRYVSAIEACWRIF, from the exons ATGGAGAATGGGAGACGTTCACAACATAAACGACGTAAAACAAATCAAGGAGTTATTAGTGTGGATAACGGAAGTGGCTCTAGCGAAGTTAGGGATGTCAACTGCGTTCAACCAACATATTCAACTGGTCAAAATATGACAGAAGGTGGATGCAGCTATGGTTCAGGCACAGAAGATATTACAA GGAAATTTGTTGAACCTTGGAATTTTGGTGAACCATCATGTGTATGTGAATATTGTGGTGCAATAGTATGGTATGaagaaagaacaacaaaatCTAGGAAGCCTCCTAATCCTAAATTTTCTCTATGTTGTATGGAAGGTCAAGTCAAGTTGCCTTTGCTTAAGAAACCACCTATTATTCTTGAAGACTTGCTAAATCCTGCTGGTGGGCAGCGTTCAAAAAACTTTAAGGCACAAATAAGAAGTTATAATTCTATGTTTGCTATGACATCAATGGGTGGGAATGTGGATAATAGTATTAACGATGGAAGAGGTCGTTATATTTTTCGCCTTAATGGTCAAAACCACCATAGAATTGGATCATTACTCCCAGGTGACGGCTTGAACCCGCGTTTTGCGCAATTATATTTTTACGACACTGAAAATGAAGTTCCAAATAGAATGAATTCCTTGAATCGCTCTGACAATAACCTTGACCGATCTATTGTTGATGTCCTGGTCCAAATGTTAGATGAATCAAATGTATTGGTGAAGATCTTTCGTATGGCTAGAGATCGTTTTAGAGAAGATAATGTCCACCACTTAAGATTACGTATTATTGAATCACGATCAACCGATGGAAGAGAGCACAATCTTCCCACATGTTCTGAAATTGCTGCAATTATCGTCGGTGACATTGGTGTTGAGAATGCACACCGTGATGTTATTGTGGATTATAAAGAAGGTGGATTACAGAGGATCAACGAGTTGCATCCATCGTATATGGCATTGCAGTATCCTCTTCTATTTCCATATGGAGAGGATGGATTTAGGCTTGGCATTTTACATAGAAGTGTTAACGGAACTAGACATAACACAAACAGTTATGTAACAATGAGGGAGTACTATGCATACCGGTTGCAAGAACGTCAAGGTGAAGGAAATACTTTGATATATGGTGGCCGCTTATTTCAGCAGTTTGTTGTTGATGCATACACATGTATTGAAGGAATGCAGCTTATGTGGGTAAGACGTAACCAAAGTGCATTGAGGATTGAATTGTATAGTGGTCTGAGGGATGCAGTTATGAGAGGCGATACCACCCCTGCATCTATTGGGAAAAGAATTGTTTTGCCTTCGACTTTTACGGGAAGCCCAAGATATATGATTGAGAATTATCAAGATGCAATGGCAATTTGTAGATGGGCAGGCTATcctgatttatttattactttcaCTTGCAATGCGAAATGGCCGGAAATTGAAAGCTTTCTATCTATGAATCCTGGTCAGAAACCTGAGGATCGACCTGATATACTTGCAAGAGTCTTTAAGATCAAGCTCGATCAGCTATTATATGACTTAAAGCATGGACGACACTTTGGGAGATTACTGGCTG TTGTCTACACTATTGAATACCAAAAGAGAGGATTGCCTCATGCTCATATATTGCTTTTTCTACATCCCGAGGACAAACATCCAACACCAGTAGAAATAGATAGGATAATCTCCGCAGAAGTGCCAGATTTGAACAAAGATCCTCAAGCTTATGATGTTGTCAAACAATTTATGGTACATGGTCCTTGCGGCTCTATAAATCCAAAATCAAGTTGTATGATTGGCAACAAATGTAGCAAGCATTTTCCAAAGAGATTTTACTCTGAAACTACAGTTGATGAAGATGGCTTTCCAGTGTATAAAAGGAGGAACAATGGAagatttgttgaaaaaaatggTGTCAAACTTGACAATCGATTTATAGTTCCTCACAATATTGACTTATTGGTAAAATATCAGTCACATATAAATGTTGAGTGGTGTAATCGTTCAAGGTCTATCAAGTacttattcaaatatataaataaaggacCTGATCGTGCAACTCTAATTCTTGAAGAAAATCTACACGTCGATGGATCTACTGGAATACAACATGTGATAGATATTGATGAAATAAAAGCATATTTAGATTGCAGATATGTGTCGGCTATAGAGGCATGTTGGAGAATCTTTTAG